From Rhodoferax sp. AJA081-3, the proteins below share one genomic window:
- the hutG gene encoding N-formylglutamate deformylase — protein MSAPPPVFTLQQGTVPLLVSMPHIGTHIPAELQPHYAPRALQVEDTDWHLHTLYNFLGELGASVLTPSTSRYVIDLNRPPDDTPMYPGAANTELCPTHFFTGEPLYQPGQAPAPAERLRRRETYWQPYHSALAGELARLKAQHGYALLWDAHSIRSQLPWLFDGRLPDLSIGTASGASADARIADAALQACASFPHISTVLNGRFKGGYITRHYGQPANSIHAIQLEMCQHLYMQEEAPYTYDANVAAHIQPVLKKMVASSLAACRGCYEK, from the coding sequence ATGAGCGCGCCACCACCCGTCTTTACGCTGCAGCAGGGCACCGTGCCGCTGCTGGTCAGCATGCCGCACATTGGCACTCACATTCCTGCCGAGCTGCAACCCCACTACGCGCCCCGCGCGCTGCAGGTGGAAGACACCGACTGGCATTTGCACACGCTGTACAACTTTCTGGGTGAGTTGGGTGCCAGTGTGTTGACACCCAGCACCTCGCGTTATGTGATCGACCTGAACCGCCCGCCGGACGATACGCCCATGTACCCCGGCGCCGCGAATACCGAGCTGTGCCCCACACACTTCTTCACCGGTGAGCCGCTGTACCAGCCTGGCCAGGCACCTGCTCCCGCAGAACGCCTGCGCCGCCGCGAGACCTATTGGCAGCCTTACCACAGCGCATTGGCCGGCGAACTGGCGCGTTTGAAAGCGCAGCACGGCTATGCGCTACTGTGGGATGCACACAGCATCCGCTCACAACTACCCTGGCTGTTTGACGGCCGCCTGCCAGACCTGAGCATTGGCACGGCCAGCGGCGCCAGTGCCGATGCCCGTATTGCTGACGCGGCCCTGCAGGCCTGCGCCAGCTTCCCACACATCAGTACCGTGCTCAATGGCCGCTTCAAGGGTGGCTACATCACCCGCCACTATGGCCAGCCCGCCAACAGCATCCACGCCATCCAGCTGGAGATGTGCCAGCACCTCTATATGCAAGAAGAGGCACCCTACACCTACGACGCCAACGTGGCTGCACATATACAACCTGTATTGAAGAAAATGGTCGCCAGCTCCCTTGCTGCTTGCCGGGGTTGCTATGAAAAGTGA
- a CDS encoding SlyX family protein has product MEQHLPSDTTDQRLTDLEIKASFAEDLLDQLNQVIVRQQQEIDLLMREVRQLRLQMPEGAGPAQSRASEELPPHY; this is encoded by the coding sequence ATGGAACAACACCTGCCCTCTGACACCACCGACCAACGCCTGACCGATCTGGAAATCAAGGCCAGTTTTGCCGAAGACCTGCTGGACCAGCTCAACCAGGTCATCGTGCGCCAGCAGCAGGAGATTGATCTGCTGATGCGCGAAGTGCGCCAGTTGCGCCTGCAAATGCCCGAAGGCGCTGGCCCGGCGCAAAGCCGGGCCAGCGAAGAATTACCGCCGCACTACTGA
- a CDS encoding VF530 family DNA-binding protein, producing MTTPTPSQPHNPLHGKTLEAIVTELAEYYGWEGLGERIPVRCFTFEPSVNSSLKFLRKTPWAREKVEGLYLFMLREIRRQGGVQ from the coding sequence ATGACGACGCCAACGCCTTCTCAACCCCACAACCCCCTGCACGGCAAGACGCTGGAAGCCATCGTCACCGAGCTGGCCGAGTACTACGGCTGGGAAGGCCTGGGTGAACGCATACCCGTGCGCTGCTTCACGTTTGAGCCCAGCGTCAACTCCAGCCTGAAATTTCTGCGCAAGACGCCGTGGGCGCGTGAGAAGGTTGAAGGCTTATACCTCTTCATGCTGCGCGAAATCCGCCGCCAGGGTGGTGTCCAATAG
- a CDS encoding formimidoylglutamate deiminase, whose translation MKSEAQQFFAPQAWMQGAWAYDVLLGVGADGCWSEVQTHATVQQQAGATRLGGPVLPGVVNAHSHAFQRAITGLTERRSSGAGASDDFWSWRDRMYSAANRITPDQLEAIASQLYAELLAGGYTQVCEFHYLHNGLDGAPYANAAEMSLALVRAAQRTGMGLTLLPTLYMRSGFTANGLREDQRRFVSTPESIGRVIEAVQAQTQGDTRINVGVAIHSLRAVSPQALMELAAYAKQGGLPVHIHIAEQTQEVDDCLAQTGQRPIEWLLNHVEVDARWNLVHATHTTPHELAGVQARGASIVICPATEANLGDGVFDLPGYAAVRGTWSIGSDSHVTRRWSEELRLLEYSQRLTQRKRNVAAQTLGPLSSAAALLDAAMAGGHNATGLALGGIALGQRADFCVLDTLAPSLLGVPADHMLDALVFSSPDARFAAVYVAGQPVQMLSDPGFVTAMHALWGR comes from the coding sequence ATGAAAAGTGAAGCACAGCAGTTTTTCGCACCCCAGGCCTGGATGCAGGGTGCATGGGCCTATGACGTTTTGTTGGGGGTGGGGGCAGACGGCTGCTGGAGCGAGGTGCAGACCCATGCAACCGTGCAACAACAAGCGGGCGCCACTCGCTTGGGCGGTCCGGTGTTGCCGGGCGTGGTCAATGCCCACAGCCATGCCTTCCAGCGCGCCATCACCGGCCTGACCGAGCGGCGCAGCAGCGGTGCTGGTGCAAGCGATGACTTCTGGAGCTGGCGCGACCGCATGTATTCGGCCGCCAACCGCATCACGCCCGACCAGCTGGAAGCCATTGCCAGCCAGCTGTATGCCGAACTGCTGGCCGGTGGTTATACGCAGGTTTGCGAATTCCATTACCTGCACAACGGGTTGGACGGTGCGCCCTATGCCAATGCTGCCGAGATGTCACTCGCCTTGGTGCGCGCGGCCCAGCGCACCGGCATGGGCCTGACGCTGCTACCCACGCTGTACATGCGCTCGGGCTTCACGGCCAACGGGCTGCGCGAAGACCAGCGCCGCTTTGTGTCCACACCCGAGAGCATTGGGCGGGTTATCGAAGCCGTGCAGGCACAGACACAAGGCGATACGCGCATCAACGTGGGTGTGGCCATCCACTCGCTACGCGCAGTCAGCCCCCAGGCGCTGATGGAGCTGGCTGCCTATGCGAAGCAGGGTGGCCTGCCGGTGCACATCCACATTGCTGAACAAACGCAGGAAGTCGACGACTGCCTGGCCCAGACCGGTCAGCGCCCGATTGAATGGCTGCTGAACCATGTCGAGGTGGATGCCCGCTGGAACCTGGTTCACGCCACCCACACCACGCCCCATGAACTGGCCGGCGTGCAGGCACGCGGTGCATCCATCGTCATCTGCCCTGCCACCGAGGCCAACCTCGGGGACGGCGTGTTTGACCTGCCGGGTTATGCCGCGGTGCGCGGAACCTGGTCCATAGGCTCGGACAGCCACGTCACCCGCCGCTGGAGCGAAGAGTTGCGCCTGCTGGAGTATTCGCAGCGCCTGACCCAACGCAAACGCAATGTGGCCGCCCAGACCCTGGGGCCATTGAGCAGCGCTGCTGCCTTGCTGGATGCTGCCATGGCCGGCGGTCACAACGCCACCGGCTTGGCATTGGGTGGCATTGCATTGGGCCAGCGTGCAGACTTCTGCGTGCTGGATACGCTGGCGCCGTCGCTGCTGGGCGTGCCCGCCGACCATATGCTGGACGCCCTGGTGTTCTCCAGCCCGGATGCGCGGTTTGCCGCTGTGTACGTGGCGGGGCAACCGGTACAGATGCTCAGTGACCCCGGGTTTGTAACGGCCATGCACGCCTTGTGGGGCCGGTAG